The stretch of DNA GGTAGTCCGTCAGAACGGGAGAGACCAACAAGCAACCATTGCTTCGATATATTCACCAACACGTCTTGCGCTCGAACGCATGCCGAATCTCAAACACCTGAGACCTCCCGACATCACTCTTTCTCTTCACGATGATCGACGGAACTCTTCGGCGTAGACCGAGCACTGAGCGCTGCCGACCATCAGCACGATCAGCCCTCAAGTCGCACGTCAATGCGCTCCCCTCCTGACCCGACTTTCCAACCCGTCCAAGCGCGGGCCTCACATCACCCAAGAAGGGACGACGCCGTACTTGCTCTGGATTGATTTTTCTTGATCTCTCGGTGCACACGTCGTGCACACGCCGTCTCCTAACCGTCTGGAAGACCTGAACTCTTGCTCCAATCCATCACGGGCAGCGGAATCCGCCATTTCCAAATGAAGCAACAAAGAAGCGATTTAGCCGAGTAATATCAATGGCTGGGGCGGGAGGGATCGAACCTCCGAATGGCGGAATCAAAATCCGCTGCCTTACCGCTTGGCTACGCCCCAACAGTCCGGGCCGGAACACGGGATCGACCAGCGCGACCTGTTCCGGCACCGCCGGTCTATAGAGGGAGTCACGCCATTTCAACAGGCTGCGCGGCCGAATTTCACCCCAAAATCGGTCCCATCGACCTCCCCCTATATATAAAGGGTCGTTGCGTTGGGTATGCCGGGCCGGTTTTCGCGTCCCCAGGCGGGGCGAATACCGCCCAGCGGAGAGTTGAGAGAACCCCGGTTTCGTGGGAAGACGGCGGCAACCATTAGCCAAAAAGCGAGATTATCGTCATGACTTACCGCGCGCCGATCTCCGACATCCTGCTCGCGCTCAACCACGGCGCCGGCCTGCAGGCGGCCGTGAAGGCCGGCCATTATGGCGACTTCGACGGCGACATCACCGCCGCCGTGCTGGAGGAAGCCGGAAAATTCGCCGGCGACGTGCTGGCGCCGCTGAACAGGGTCGGCGACGAACACGGCATCAAGCTCGCCGACGACAAGGTGACGACCGCGCCCGGCTGGCCGGACGCCTATCAGCGCTGGATCGCTGGCGGGTGGAACGCGGTGTCGGGCCCGGAAGCCTTTGGCGGCCAGGGCCTGCCGATGGCGATCAACGCCGCCTGCACCGAAATCTGGAGCGCGTCGAACATCGCCTTCGGCCTCTGCCCGCTGCTCACCCTCTCCGCCATCGAGGCGCTCGATGCCCATGGCAGCGACGAACTGAAGCAGATCTATCTGGAGAAACTCGTCTCCGGCGAATGGACCGGCACCATGCAGCTCACCGAGCCGCAGGCCGGCTCCGATGTCGGCGCGCTGCGCACTCGCGCCGAGCGTATGCCCGACGGCAGCTATCGCATCAAGGGCACCAAGATCTTCATCACCTATGGCGACCACGACATGACCGACAACATCGTGCATTTCGTGCTGGCCCGCCTGCCCGATGCGCCCGCGGGCACCAAGGGCATTTCGCTGTTCCTGATTCCGAAATTCATGGTCAATGCCGACGGCTCGCTCGGCGCGCGCAACGATATCTATCCGTCCGGCGTTGAGCACAAGCTCGGCATGCACGCCTCCCCCACCTGCACCATGACGATGGGCGATCACGGCGGCGCCGTCGGTTACCTAATCGGCGAGGAAAACAAGGGCATGCTCTGCATGTTCACGATGATGAACCAGGCCCGCCTCGGCGTCGGCCTCGAGGGCGTCGGCATTGCCGACCGCGCCTACCAGCAGGCGCTGGCCTTTGCGCAGGAACGCAAGCAGGGCCGCGCCGTCGGCAAAAAGGGCGACGGGCTCGATCCCATCATCGTGCATCCCGACGTCAAGCGCATGCTGTTGCAGATGCGCAGCCTGACGGCCGCGGCGCGCTCGATCTGCTACGCGACGGCAGTGGCGCTCGACATCTCCACCCGCGCCACGGATGCCAAGGTGCGGGCCGATGCCGCCGCGCGCGGCGCGCTGCTGACGCCGATCGCAAAGGCGTTCTCCACCGATATCGGCAACGAGGTGACGTCTCTCGGCGTGCAGATTCACGGCGGCATGGGCTTCATCGAGGAGACCGGCGCCGCGCAGCATTATCGCGACGCGCGCATCACCTCGATTTATGAGGGCACCAACGGCATTCAGTCGATCGACCTCGTGACGCGCAAACTCGCGGCAAACGGCGGCGCATCGGTGTGGGCCCTGCTCGATGAACTGGGCGGCATCGTCAAGCAGGTCGAGGCCTCGAACGATCCCGCCTTCGGCACCACAGGCGCAAAACTGCGCGACGCCCTCGGCTCGCTCGAACGCGCCAGCAAATGGCTGCTGGAGCGCGTGGCGTCTGCGCCGAACGACGCGCTCGCCGGCGCCACGCCTTATCTGCGCCTGTTCGGCTCGACGCTCGGCGGCTGCATGCTGGCCGGCGAGGCCCTCGCCGCAAAGGGCAATGGCGAAGCCGGCGGCGATCCGCAGCGCTACGTGACGGTCGCGCGGTTCTTTGCCGAGAACGTGACCGTTCAGGCGGGATCGCTGGAGAAGACGGTGACGGATAGCGCGGACGCCGTGAACGGCGCGGATGCGGTGTTGCTGGGGTGAGCGACGCGTCGCTTCGGACATCTACGGATTTCTTTCGTGCAGGCGACGACGCCGCGTGAACGCGCCGGCGTCGCAGAATGGCACAGCAAGTTCCATGCAACGGCGCGTGGTATTGAAGCAACACTTTTGAAAAAATGGACGACCCCGTAGTCTCCGGCCGTTGCGCATTCATTTCGCAGTGCGAAGAATGAGCGCCGTCGCGTGCTTGGCTATGCAATCAGGCTCATGCGGAGCCTTGGGAGGCCGGATCATGGACCCATGGCGATTGGCAACGAAGGCGCAGCGCCGAATCAATTTCGTCGCGGGCCTGGCTCTGGCGAGTTGTGGTCTCGCCTGGCTCGCAGGCTTCGGTTCGGCTTCCACCCAGCACATCAGCGCTTCCGTCGAGAACGCCGGCGCGAAGTTAATCGTGGCACGCCACGAACCATCTCTCGTCGCAAGCACCGAGCCCACGGTCATACCGCAGGCGACCGTAGTAGCGAATGCAGCCATCGTTGATGTTGAGATGGCAACGGCCGCCGAAGCCACGTCACAGAAAACCACCGACACGACGGCAAGCCTGGATGAGCCGAAACCTTTTGTCGTGGCCTCGCTGCCGGATTCGTCGCAGGTGGTTCCGCCCGAAACACCATCCCCCGAGCGCACGCAGGCGAGCACGCCTGATCCCGCGCCGGAGAAAGCCGCCGACGCGGCGGCAGCCCCGGACGAGCCAAAACCTTTTGTCGTGGCCTCGCTGACCGATTCGTCGCAGGTGTTTTCCCCCGAAGAAGTCGCAACGGCGCCCGACACGATCGTGCCGGCTGTGAGCACCATCGAAATCAACGAGGAGTGCCTGGTCGCGGAGATCTGCATCGATCGCTACCTGTGGGCGCTCTACGAACGGGCGCCCAAGATCGACGCCATCGAGGTGCATGAACGGAGGAAAGTGACGGTCAGGAGGAAGGGCAAGACGGTGACCGTCACCAGGACCTTTACCAGGCGTGTCGACGAGGAGTTTGGGTGGAAAGACCCGAAGGCGGCGGACAAAGCCGGCATGGCGATGATGGACTACGTGATCGGCGGCATGGACCGCAATTTTAGGCTCAAGCTCTTTCATACGCTCCACGCGGCGGAACAGGCCGGGCTGCAGCCCGGCATCACCAGCGCGTTCCGCGACGACTACCGTCAGTCGATCGCAACCGGGCTGAAGGCCGCAACCGACAGATCCTACCATGGCGGGAGTTTCCGTGGCGGCTATGGCCGCGGGCTTGCGGCCGATATCGTGAGCGTCAAGGGCGCGACCCGGGCGCAGCGATGGGTCTCCACCGAAAAGCTCTGGAAATGGATCGACGAACGCGGCAAGGAATTTGGAATCGGACGGCCCTATCTCGATCGAGATCCGCCGCACGTGGCGCCGATCGACGGAAAGGAATATGTCTCTCGCCGCGGCGGAGCGAAAACGCAAGTGGCGGAAGCGAAACCGAAAACTCGCGTGGCGGAAGCGACGATCAAGAAGGGCAAGCGGCTGGCTGCACGGGCCGATCACAGCGCGGCCAAACGCGCGAGAAACATAAAATTGTCCAAAGGCGCGAGAACCGCGAAATTGTCCAAAGGCAGGACCATGTAGCCGGTTCAGGCACGCACTTCCCGCCCATGGCGGGAAGGCCGCAAACTCGCCTCGCCTCCGCACTTTTCCGGATCATGCTCCAGGCGGCAGCAAGCGTCAGCCCGTATTCCTGACCGCATTGGCCAGCATGGCGTAAAGCTCACGCTTGGTTAGTTCCTTTGTGAGCTCCCTGGTCTGCTTCGCGACCGGCTTCCGCGTCGACACCACCCGATCCACCGGCCGTGCGCAGGCTGCCGCCAATGCCGGCTTACGCGTCGGCACGGCCACGATCCTGGGGTTGGCTGTCGGTGGCTTGTGACCCCGCTTGTGGCCCAAGCGCTTCAACTTCGCGCTGACTGCGTTGCGGCTATAGCCGAGCCGACTTGCGATCTGACCGGCACTGCGGCCCGCGGCCCAGAGTTCTTTGAGCAGTGCTACGTCTTTCGCATCCCAACTCATGGGAGATACTTATACGCCTAATGTCGGCAATAGGCGAGTCGTTGCCGATGGTGCTCTGGCCGCCGGTTGATCTCTTCGTTAATGCAGCCATCGCCAGCTGGAGGAATTGACTACTGCGTTCGGCGCTTACTTCGGATCGCGAGCTCGCGAACCCGCCGCGGCGACTGTCAACGCGATCGCTGCGGGATCGCAGCAGAGCACCATCAACAATATCAGCCATCGCACCGCGACTTCGGGCGCGGCGCCGACCATCATCGCAAGATACTGGATCGGGCCTGCGGATGCCTCGATGCGGGAACGTTCGCCGGCCAGCGCGGCGCGCTGCGCCTGCAGACCGACCAGCGTTGCGGTTGCCGCCTGCCGCTGCGTATCCAACCCGTCCCGCGCCACGCGCTGTTGGGTTGCGATGTTGATGGCCCGCGTCACCCGGCCGCGGCGTGTCGATTCATCCACGGCCCGGTCGATTTGCGCAATGCGGCTGTCCAGGTCGGCAACAACAGCTGTTTGCGCCGTAACGCGGGCGTCGAGCGCTTCAATGCGCTCGGTGACGCCGGAACGCGACGTGGCCGCGACGCTGACATGCGCCTCCACCAGCTTGCCGAACACGCCGGCGGCGTTGATCAGCGCAAGGCCGGCAACGAGGGCGACCATAACGAAGCGCATTTTCCAGTTGGTCCGGCGCCAATGCGCGGCCAGCCATCCGGCGATCACCAGCTTGCCGGCCTCCATCGTGGCGGCGAGCACCATCACCGCAACTGGCGCGCCGGGAAATATCTCGGCCATGCCCGCGACGGAAAAATAGGCCGCAACCGTCGCCAGCGCGAGCGCTGCAACAAGGGCAAAGGCGCGGCTGGCGCGGGCGCGTTCCGGCGTGGCGGGAACGGCCTGCGGCACGGCGGGCGCGACGGAAACCGTCAGCGGCTCGAGCGGCGCGTCGGACGCCTCCGGCTCGCCATCGGCCTCGGCAATCTTGGCCTCGGTCGTCTTTGTCTCGGTCGTCTTGGCCTCTTCAGCCTTGGCCTTGGCTGTCCTGGCTGCCTTGGCCTTGGTGCCCTTGGCGGCCTTGGATGCCGGAGAGGCGCGGCCGCGCTTCGTCGCCGGCAAAGGCGCCTCGCCGGATGATTCACCGCTTACGTCTGCCAAGGGTGCCGCCACCAATCGAGGCGTGCGATGTGAGGCATTGGCCCAGGCGTCAAGCTGATGCCTGATGCGCACAGCATCGCTCTCGCCCTCCGTCAGTTTGGTCGCGGAGACTGCTTGCGTGGTTGCGCGGCCTGTCATGTGGCACCCTGCCTCGTAACGGCAAAAGCCAGCTTCTCCTCGGCGAAGAACTGGAGTGTGCCGTAACCTTCCGTGTCGACGGCATACCTAAAGCTTCCGTCAACGGTCGGAAACACGGCAACAACCGTGCCCGACTCGTGATCGTTGGCAACGTTTTCGACTTGCTCGCCAATCGCAAACTTCGACATCGAAAACTCCTTTTCGGATTCGTCGATGCGATTATATCTCCACGAGCGAGTTGTAGCTTCTTAACGATGTACCTTCCGAAAATTAGGATGATGGTTGTTGCACTAATGCCTCATCCTGCTCGCGGGAGGGAACCGCTCTGCACGTGGAGCGCGAAACCAACATGGCGCTATGTCTGATTTGAGTCTGAAATGCGCTTCGAGGACGAAATCAACCTGACATTCTGAATTTGCGGGTTTACGTCCTCGTTCTTCACAGCCGCGCCGAACGAACCCAAATTGCAATCGAGCGTGACCGATTTGCAGGATGGGTGGAGCGCAGCGATGTCAATCAATTGCTGCCCGAAACGGTGATGGGTTTCGCAGAGCCTGTCATCGGGCGCGCATTCGCGCGACCCGTTGGCTCTACCCATCCTGCGAAGTGTGCAATTTCTGCCGCGGCGCGCGTCATCGCGAGCCCGGGCAGCGGGCAGCGCAATCCAGCACTGTTGCAGCGTTAAGACAGTCACGGCCATTCCGGCATGGTCCCGTAGTTCTACGCTTTGCGAATCGTCCATGCCCGCCCCTACTCTCAGCGCAGTTCGCATTCCCCAGGCGTTGCCGGTATCCGTCCCGCGCAAAAAAGCACGGCTACGGAAGGGTTGCGTATTTACAGGTCAATTCGCGTAAGGGGCGTCCAAAAAAACGGCGTGCACCGATGTTGGCATGAACCCTGCATTGGCTGAACGAACTGGATATTCCTTATCAACGAAGGTCGCCATGCTCGTCACTCTCGTCGCCGTTCTCTGCAACAGCCAGCTCTGTCTCGAAAAAGTCGTCACCACCAGCGACCAGTCCGGCATCACCATGAGCGCCTGCGCGGTTAACGCGCAGATTGGAATTGCCGACTGGCTCGCCAAGGGGCCGTATCGCGAATGGCGATTGGCGCGATACAAGTGCGTGCTCGGGAAATACGTTCCGAAGAACGAAGCCTGAGCGGCTAGCGGCGAAGCTGCTGCTGATCCGCAGCGCTACGTCACGCCGGCTCGGCTCGTCGCGGAGGCATTTACCGCGCAGGTCGGTGGCCACACACAACGCTGTCATACTCCGCGAATGCGGGGTATCCAGTACGCTGCGGCCTATCGTTTCAATCACTGACATCTCTGGAATACCGGATCACCCGCATGCGCCGGTGATGACGACTGAATATGACTTCGCGTTCTCGCGGTTTGCATTACGGCATTACGGTGACACTTTACTCGGCCATTCCACACATCCACTCACCGCGCTCACGCATGGACCGGCACCTCGATCAGCCCCAAATACCGCGCCACACGGAATTAAGGCGGCATCCGCGGGATGGGTGGGTTCATCCTTCGAGACGCATCGCTTTGCGATACTCCTCAGGATGAGGTCTCGGACCCTCATGGTGAGGAGCACGGCAGCGCCGTGCGTCTCGAACCATTAGCCCCAGCGCAGCGAATTCTCGCGAAGGCGGCGGATAACGCTACGCTGATCCGCCCTACGCGCTGCGCTACAACTTCGACAAATCCATTTCGGGATCGTAAGTCTTGCCTTCGACGTCCTTGGTGATGACTTGCCCGCAGATCACTTCGCCGCGCTTATCGTCGTATGTCAGAGTGGGTTGTCCGTAAAGCTGCCACCCGCGGTTCAGCGCTTCGGTCACCCGATGGCAAAATGCGGCGTCATCCTTGCCGGTGAGATATCGGTAAACCTTCATGATGCCCTCGACAGGTTCGAACAAGCTTTAGCCCGCAGGATGGGTGGGGCGACTTGTCCGCCGTAGCTCGACGAGCGAAGCCGGAAGCGATACCCATCATGCCTCAGCGCATGGATTGATGGGTTTCGCTGCGCTCTGCCCATCCTACGAAGTCTACGAAATCGGTTTCAGCCCCGCCTCGATCGCCGCCCTTCGCGGCTCCAAAAACGGCGGCAGCGCCAACCTTTCGCCGAGCGTTTCCATCGGTTCGTCCGTCGCAAAGCCTGGTCCATCCGTGGCGATCTCGAACAGGATGCCGTTGGGCTCGCGGAAATAGAGGCTGCGGAAATAGAAGCGGTCGATCTCGCCGCTGTTGGGAACGCGAAGCTCGTTCAGGCGCTGCGTCCAGGCGTGATACTGCGCCTCGTCGGGCGTGCGGAACGCGACGTGGTGGACGCCGCCGGCGCCCTGTCGCGCGGCAGGCGAATCCTTATCTTCGAGCACGTGCAGTTCGGCAGCGGGACTGCTCTCTCCCTTTGCCTCGCCCATTTCGAAGACATGAATCTGCGCGCCGTGGGCGGCATAGTCGCGCACGCGGCGCATGTTCATCACCTCGGTCAGAACGAAGGCGGTGCGGGACAGTTCGTGCACGGTCAGCACGATCGGACCGAGGCCCCGGATCTGGTGTTGTGCCGGTACCGGGCTGCGATCCCACGGCGAGGCCGTGCCCGCGCCGCCGTCGTCGACCAGCACCAGGCGCTGCCCCTCGCCGTCCTCGAACGGCAGCGTCAGCCGGCCGTCGACCTCGACGATATCGCGGGCCACGGCGCCGGCCTTCTTAAGGCGATCCCGCCAGTAGCCGAGCGTCTTCTCGCCCGCGACGCGCAGGCCGGTGCGCGAGATCGCATTGGTTCCGCGCTGCTCGGGCGCGGCCGGAAAGTCGAAGAAGGTGAGATCGGTGCCCGGATTGGCTTTGCCGTCGGCGTAGAACAGGTGGTACGCGCTGACGTCATCCTGGTTGACGGTCTTTTTCACCAGCCGCATGCCAAGCAGGCCGGTGTAAAAGGCCAGATTATCCCGCGGCTTCGCCGAGATCGCGGTCAGATGATGAATTCCGCCTAGCTGCATTGCGTCATCCTGCTGGTCACATCCATGGGAAAAATCCGCCGGGACAGTTTGGTCCCTTGCCGGATCATGTAGGATATGGCCGGATGATTGACCAGCGGCACCGTCGCCGCCCGCTT from Bradyrhizobium sp. AZCC 1693 encodes:
- a CDS encoding ring-cleaving dioxygenase; translation: MQLGGIHHLTAISAKPRDNLAFYTGLLGMRLVKKTVNQDDVSAYHLFYADGKANPGTDLTFFDFPAAPEQRGTNAISRTGLRVAGEKTLGYWRDRLKKAGAVARDIVEVDGRLTLPFEDGEGQRLVLVDDGGAGTASPWDRSPVPAQHQIRGLGPIVLTVHELSRTAFVLTEVMNMRRVRDYAAHGAQIHVFEMGEAKGESSPAAELHVLEDKDSPAARQGAGGVHHVAFRTPDEAQYHAWTQRLNELRVPNSGEIDRFYFRSLYFREPNGILFEIATDGPGFATDEPMETLGERLALPPFLEPRRAAIEAGLKPIS
- a CDS encoding DUF1737 domain-containing protein — encoded protein: MKVYRYLTGKDDAAFCHRVTEALNRGWQLYGQPTLTYDDKRGEVICGQVITKDVEGKTYDPEMDLSKL
- a CDS encoding GcrA family cell cycle regulator — its product is MSWDAKDVALLKELWAAGRSAGQIASRLGYSRNAVSAKLKRLGHKRGHKPPTANPRIVAVPTRKPALAAACARPVDRVVSTRKPVAKQTRELTKELTKRELYAMLANAVRNTG
- a CDS encoding acyl-CoA dehydrogenase, yielding MTYRAPISDILLALNHGAGLQAAVKAGHYGDFDGDITAAVLEEAGKFAGDVLAPLNRVGDEHGIKLADDKVTTAPGWPDAYQRWIAGGWNAVSGPEAFGGQGLPMAINAACTEIWSASNIAFGLCPLLTLSAIEALDAHGSDELKQIYLEKLVSGEWTGTMQLTEPQAGSDVGALRTRAERMPDGSYRIKGTKIFITYGDHDMTDNIVHFVLARLPDAPAGTKGISLFLIPKFMVNADGSLGARNDIYPSGVEHKLGMHASPTCTMTMGDHGGAVGYLIGEENKGMLCMFTMMNQARLGVGLEGVGIADRAYQQALAFAQERKQGRAVGKKGDGLDPIIVHPDVKRMLLQMRSLTAAARSICYATAVALDISTRATDAKVRADAAARGALLTPIAKAFSTDIGNEVTSLGVQIHGGMGFIEETGAAQHYRDARITSIYEGTNGIQSIDLVTRKLAANGGASVWALLDELGGIVKQVEASNDPAFGTTGAKLRDALGSLERASKWLLERVASAPNDALAGATPYLRLFGSTLGGCMLAGEALAAKGNGEAGGDPQRYVTVARFFAENVTVQAGSLEKTVTDSADAVNGADAVLLG